A stretch of DNA from Lysinibacillus sp. B2A1:
AGGTGGGAAAGTGGAGGATTTAAAATTCAAAGCCCCACTTTATCCACTCGTCCCAATTTTAGGTTTAGCAGCAAACTGTATTGTCATGGCAAGCTTAGCATTTGACCCATCTCAACGATTAGCTCTATATTGTGGAGGAGCATTCTTTATCGGCTGTTATATTGTTTATTATCTAAAAGTAAAGAAAGTTACAAAATTAAAAATAAACCAACAAGAAGTACAGTTAAAATTAGAACAAAAAATGTATCTATAAGCAAAATGGAGACAATGAATCTCACGAGATAACAACAATGTAGCAGTCACCCATAAGTAAAAAAAGACATCATAAGCTCACCATCTAGCTTATGATGTCATATTCAATTTATTTTATTGTATCTAAAACCTTTTTAGAAACATAAAATTCAGTACCGTTATAAACATTGATTGTATCAAATGTATATGTTTTAGACGTATTCATTGAAGCGTCTTTATACACTATACTATTTTTGTTTACTGGAATTGTAATGGTAACATCAGCTTTTTGGGCAATAAACGTAGGATTTTCTTTATCTGCCACATCAACTTTTGTTGTGAAGCCTTTTTCAGTAAACACTTTTGTTGCAGGTATATATAATTCGTCTGTTAGCTTATCTAACTCAAAGCCCATAAACTTTGCCACTGCATGTGCTAAATCTGTATTTTCTACAAGACCAGTTATTTTAGAGGGGCCGAAGGAGTATAAGAATACATCCTCACCAGTATGGCCACCAGTTGTATAGCCAATATTGGCACGATTTGCAAGCATTTTGACCATTTCGCTGCCTAGATCTTTAGCAGATTTTAGTGTAGTAAGTTCTTCTTCTGTTAGATTATCCAGACCATAAAGTGCAGCAACTTCTATTAAGTTTGATTGATCTTCTTTTAATTGCCCTAGCGCACCTTCAATCGTCATTGTAGCTTTCTTCAATGGATCGATGTAGGCTGATACAGGAATGCTTGAATAAGTACTTGTTGTGTTGATATTCCCCATTGTAATACCGCTATTGCCGTGGTCTGTTACGGCAACCACTAATGTATTTCCATCTTCTTTTGCAAAATCGATTGCTTCTTTCACCGCATCATCAAACGATAAAATATCACTAATGATCCCAATAGTATCGTTAGCATGAGCTGCCCAGTCCACCTTACTTCCTTCCACAAATAAGAAGAAGCCATCCTCATCCTTTTTCAGCGTATTAATCGCTTTTTCTGTCATTTCAGCAAGCGTTGGTTCAGATGCTCTTGTTTTGGCACGATCAAAATCGTAAGCAAGGGCACTTGGCGCAAAGCTACCCCAAATTTTTGATGCTTGACTGTTTAGTAGTTCTTCTCGCGTTTTGACAAGAGTATAATTTTTTTCCTTGAGGACGTTCAATAAATCCTCACCATCTTTACGCGCATTTTTGGTTGTTCCAGGTGATAAAGATTCTAAGCCACCACCTAAAACAACATCAATATTTTGATAGACTTGCTGTTCAGCGATATCACCATATTGGCTTCTATTATTAACATGAGCTGAAAAGCCTGCTGGTGTAGCGTGCTGGATTTCAGAGGTAGAAATTAATCCTGTGGCCTTGCCTTGCTGTTTTGCTCCTTCCAAAACATTCGCAACTGGTCTAAATGCGTCCTCTTTAGCAACTTGCTCCAATCCTGGTGAATTAACAACAGATGGCAATACACCAATAAATTTATCATTCGACTTATGTCCAGTTGCTAAAGCTGTTGCTGCAGGAGCGGAATCTGTGATAGCTGACTCAGCAGAGTACGTACGCATGGCACCTGTTAAAATTTCATCCATTGCCAAGCTTTCTCCCTTATACCAACGCGAAAGTGTAATAGCATTATTACTGCTACCATCCATCACAAGCATAATAACATTTGTTGGTTTTTTTACTTCTTCTGCCTGTACCTGTGGTGTAGCGATACTAACTGTTGATAAAGTAAGAGCACTTGCTAAAAACAAAGAAGTCCATTTTTTAGAATATTTCATGATTTTCCTCCTTTAGATGAGTTCAATGGTAAGTTTAAAGGAAGGTTGTAAAGTCTTAATTAAATAGATGTTAATAAATTATGGTAATATTGTTAACTTATAACCTTGAAAGGATGGATTTGATAGGCGAAATAGATATATAAAAGGATTAAGAATAGCAGATCAGACTGGTTCAGAAAAAACAGATTATCCGACGCTATTTTATCTATTTTAAAAAAAGAAAAAGTCCATAAGTAAAGAATATAAGTTATTTCAGAAGGGAAGCGTTTAAAATAAATCGATATTTCTTCCTGATTCTTAATCATTCCAAAGAGGACCACTGTCATAAGGGTGGAAATGTGCGTCCATCGTTTTAATAAGCGTCTAATTTATACTTTTAATTCAATTATTAGTGAGGATATAGGATGCTCGAAATTTTATAAATTTCTCTACTTCTAGGGGAAGGATTTGAAATTTAAAATTGCTGATTGACCAATTGCATTAAACTGAAGCCTAAGGGAACAGAACGGGACTGAATTCTTATAATTGAAACGGAAGCTGGAGGTGTTTTAAAAGCAAACAATTAAGAGGGTAAACGATACAATTTAATAGATAAGGGAATTAATCCAATGGTCATTAAGTGATACAGCTTAACAAGTTATTATAATGGTCCTGCTAAATCTTGTAATAATATTTGGATGTAGTTTGATAGAGGTTATTTTATGAAAAAATTCCTGTAATTGTTTAAAATCTTACCATATGGTTAAACTATTAGAAATGTAATTTGAGGTGGAAAATTTGGCCATATCTAATATGTACGAAGGAAAAAAACATAAACATGAAAACCGTTATCAATACGGACAACAAAATTTGTGGACGGGCTTATTATTTGGTTTAGGTGTAGTAGCATTTATAGATGAGGTAGTCTTTCATCAATTATTGCATTGGCACCATTTCTATGATAAATCTACAGCTAATATTGGATTAGTTTCAGATGGTTTATTCCATGCCTTTAGCTTTTTCGCAACAATCGGAGCTGCATTTTTACTCGCTGACCTTCATCGTAAACATGGTTTTTGGTTGAAAAGATGGCTTGGTGGTATTTTTCTTGGTGCAGGGGTGTTTCAACTATATGATGGCATCATTCAACACAAGTTCATGAGACTGCATCAAATCCGTTACAATGTCGAAATTCTTCCCTATGATATAGTTTGGAATGTACTTGCAGCAATTCTAATCATTATTGGTATAGTTTTACTAATACAAACCAATCATCAAAAGAGCTAGGAGGTTTAAATTTGCATTCTCATGAATCTCATATCCAAAATTTCTCCATTCTCGTTCAGCTGATATTAGTTTTACCATTTCTCATTTCTCTTGTCTCCTACATTGTTGCTGTTTTTTATTCAAATCAGCATAAAAAAAATTGGTCTCATTTTCGCACAATGAGTTGGATACTAGGGCATTTATGCGCCATTATCACTTTAATTGGTCCATTCGCAGAGCTTACACACATAAATTTTTCAGCGCATATGGTTGGTCACTTATTGCTTGGAATGCTAGCACCACTTTTAATCGCTCTAGCAGCTCCAATGACTCTACTCTTAAGAACAATTCCAGTGAAAACGGCTCGTCTTATTTCCCGTATATTACGAAACTCTTACTTTAGTTTTGTCCGTAATCCAATCATAGCAACTATTTTAAATATAGGTGGTCTATGGTTGCTCTATACTACACCGCTCTTTAACATGATGCATGAAAGCTCAATTTTATTTATTTTGATCCACATTCATATTTTTCTAGCTGGTTATTTATTTACCATTGCTTTTATCTATATCGATCCAACTCCTCATCAGCAATCTTATATCTTCCGTTCAATCGTTTTATTAGTAGCATTAACAGCTCATTCAATATTATCCAAATATATTTATGCTCATCCTCCTAATCATGTATCTTCCGAACAGGCAGAACTTGGAGCAATGATAATGTATTATGGTGGAGATGCAATTGAAATTGGACTCGTTTATTTACTATTTTACCAATGGTTTAATAAAACAAGAGGTTCTTTATCTACAAAGGTCATACCATCTAGCTAACTCTTTCCTGTGTCTTATGATTAGATATTAAAAAGATCCCTAACAACTGCTCTGTTCTAGAGAATTTGTTAGGGATACTTCTGCATGCTATGCTTTATATGCGCGTGCTACATAATAGGCAATGGAGCCACTACCTGAGTTACAACGGATACTTAATTTGATGCCATCTTTTTCAGTTTCCCAGAATTGCTTATTTTTCTTTGTAGTAGTTTCTGCGGCTTTTTTGGCACTTTCACCTATAGCACAATAACAATTATTATCATGATAAAGAGATGTTAAAGGACATTCTACACCAAAAGATAATTTAGTATCTGTACTGCCATATCGCATCGTAAAACCGTATTGTGTTCCATACAAGGATTTGTCTGCTTTTTGGGATGCTATTAATCCACCAACAGGATATTTCGCTATCCCAGGAATTTCAATGCCTTCTGGTATCGTTTCTGTCATAAGTGCTGGTACACCACGCACATTATGGTCTTGTTCAAATACGAGTGGCTTGTCTAATTCATTTATTAACAATACAATTGCATTTGCAGGTTTTTCCATGAAGTAGATAATTGGAATTAGGATAGATACAATAACAAGGGCTACTACCGCAACAACTATTCCTACTGTTGCAGCCGTGACACCGGCTAATGCAGCAACAGCTTCTACCGCACCTACAGCCAATTTTGCTACAACTGTTGATGTTGATAATAACCCAATCCCTAATACACCAGAAAGCAGCATTTGTGCAGTTACAAGGCCCGCCTCATCATTTTCCATTCCTTTTAATCGCTCAAGACCATCAATAATGACATGAAGCTGCTTTTTAATCGTATCTCCAGTAGCATTAACAAGAATCTCATACGTCTCTTTTTTTAAAGGAAACGGTGCTGTATAATCGCTTGCATTTAGCTCCAAGATATCCTTCCCTAAAACCTTAGCTAACTCCAGCTTTCTTTCTTCAATGAATGTTGCTTGGAGTTGATTAATTTCCTCCTGTGATGTAGCCTTCTCTAGTTTTGTCGCATAATCTGGAAACAAAGAACGGAACCCCTGTTTTAATTTAAGATCGATATCAATTGTAGTTTGCATAGAAAAAATCTCCTCCAATTTATTAATAGTTTTGCTATAGCTAAACACTCGAGTTATATATATCCTAGCAATCCTAATAGATGTTAAATACTGAGGAATGTTAACATTTATACAAAAAAATACCTTATTTCCAACATGGAAGTCTCAGTTTGTACCCATTAGTTTTCATAAAACTGTCCCTTTTTATAAAAAAAGTCTTATTATAGACTACTTTTAAGGAGATGAAATACTAATGAAACCAGCAATTCGAATGTCAAATAGAGCCTGTACAGATGAAAGAAAAATCAAAAATTTTTTAGTAAGTGCTCAAACTGCCTTTCTTGGGCTAGTTGATGATAACATGCCATATGTTATTCCATTAAATTTTGTATGTAAGGATGGGATTTTTTATTTTCATGGAGCAAATGAAGGAAGGAAAATAAACATTATAAATAGCAATACAAATGCATGTATTACAATTAGTGAAAACTATGGCACTATGGTAGACCCAACGCCTGCCGAAACGGATACAGCCTACATGAGTGTTATTGCAAAGGGTAAAGTAGAATTTGTCACTGATTTAGATGAAGCAACTGCTGCCATGCAAAGTATGCTGGATAAATATGTACCAGATTATTATAAAGCGCCTTTATCGAAAACTCATATTGATAAATACCAATCATCCTTAGGCAGTAAAACAGTTATTTTTAAAATAAAACCACTAAATTTGACCGCAAAGGAAAATCTGTTAACTGAACAACTAAAATTTTATCCAGGAAGATTCGTTACACAGGATTTGAGGTAATTATTGTAAAATATATAAAGAAGACTATAAAATTACTAAACTTAGTAACTTTCTGTTGTACTGAACTTAAATAATAAGACAAAAATGCCTTTCGTTGAAAAATAGGGTAATGCCCTACAAAGCAACATGGAGGTGTTTTTTTGTGGAAAGAATATTTTTTAGTTAAAGCATT
This window harbors:
- a CDS encoding alkaline phosphatase — translated: MKYSKKWTSLFLASALTLSTVSIATPQVQAEEVKKPTNVIMLVMDGSSNNAITLSRWYKGESLAMDEILTGAMRTYSAESAITDSAPAATALATGHKSNDKFIGVLPSVVNSPGLEQVAKEDAFRPVANVLEGAKQQGKATGLISTSEIQHATPAGFSAHVNNRSQYGDIAEQQVYQNIDVVLGGGLESLSPGTTKNARKDGEDLLNVLKEKNYTLVKTREELLNSQASKIWGSFAPSALAYDFDRAKTRASEPTLAEMTEKAINTLKKDEDGFFLFVEGSKVDWAAHANDTIGIISDILSFDDAVKEAIDFAKEDGNTLVVAVTDHGNSGITMGNINTTSTYSSIPVSAYIDPLKKATMTIEGALGQLKEDQSNLIEVAALYGLDNLTEEELTTLKSAKDLGSEMVKMLANRANIGYTTGGHTGEDVFLYSFGPSKITGLVENTDLAHAVAKFMGFELDKLTDELYIPATKVFTEKGFTTKVDVADKENPTFIAQKADVTITIPVNKNSIVYKDASMNTSKTYTFDTINVYNGTEFYVSKKVLDTIK
- a CDS encoding DUF2243 domain-containing protein, with protein sequence MAISNMYEGKKHKHENRYQYGQQNLWTGLLFGLGVVAFIDEVVFHQLLHWHHFYDKSTANIGLVSDGLFHAFSFFATIGAAFLLADLHRKHGFWLKRWLGGIFLGAGVFQLYDGIIQHKFMRLHQIRYNVEILPYDIVWNVLAAILIIIGIVLLIQTNHQKS
- a CDS encoding pyridoxamine 5'-phosphate oxidase family protein; translated protein: MKPAIRMSNRACTDERKIKNFLVSAQTAFLGLVDDNMPYVIPLNFVCKDGIFYFHGANEGRKINIINSNTNACITISENYGTMVDPTPAETDTAYMSVIAKGKVEFVTDLDEATAAMQSMLDKYVPDYYKAPLSKTHIDKYQSSLGSKTVIFKIKPLNLTAKENLLTEQLKFYPGRFVTQDLR